A single window of Danaus plexippus chromosome 31, MEX_DaPlex, whole genome shotgun sequence DNA harbors:
- the LOC116778543 gene encoding protein MEMO1: protein MSCRNASHAGSWYTENGSELSRQLDLWLSKADLTHGPARAIIAPHAGYSYCGACAAFAYRQVSPLVVKRIFILGPSHHVRLRGCALSSLDKYATPLYDLTIDKQIYAELEATGQFEFMDVQTDEDEHSIEMHLPYIAKVMEEFKTAFTIIPILVGSLSPDREAKYGAILAPYLADPQNLVVVSSDFCHWGSRFRYTWRDGNRNIHQAIEWLDHQGMSIIEKLDARGFNNYLDQYGNTICGRHPIGVLLQACEKLRCQSGAPQMSMKFLKYAQSSQCMTMRDSSVSYASASLVME, encoded by the exons atGTCCTGCCGTAACGCCTCTCACGCTGGTAGCTGGTATACTGAAAATG GTTCAGAGCTGTCGAGACAGCTGGACTTGTGGCTATCCAAGGCCGATCTGACACACGGCCCAGCCAGGGCCATCATAGCACC CCACGCTGGTTACTCGTACTGCGGCGCGTGCGCAGCGTTCGCCTACAGACAAGTCAGTCCTTTAGTAGT TAAGCGTATCTTCATCCTGGGCCCATCTCATCACGTCCGCCTGCGAGGTTGCGCTTTGTCATCCCTAGATAAGTACGCGACCCCGCTATACGACCTCACCATTGATAAACAAA TATACGCCGAGTTGGAAGCGACCGGACAGTTTGAGTTTATGGACGTACAGACCGACGAGGACGAGCATTCCATAGAAATGCATCTCCCATACATCGCCAAAGTTATGGAGGA ATTCAAAACGGCCTTCACTATCATACCGATCCTAGTAGGTTCTCTATCTCCAGACAGGGAGGCAAA ATATGGTGCTATCCTAGCCCCGTACCTAGCTGACCCTCAAAATCTGGTGGTGGTGTCATCAGACTTCTGCCACTGGGGCTCAAGGTTCAGATATACCTGGAGAGACGGCAACAGGAACATACACCAGGCCATAGAATGGCTGGACCATCAG GGTATGTCTATCATAGAGAAACTGGACGCTCGTGGCTTCAATAACTACCTAGACCAGTACGGAAACACCATCTGCGGTAGACACCCCATTGGAGTACTTTTACAg GCCTGCGAGAAGCTGAGATGCCAGTCGGGTGCACCTCAAATGTCAatgaaatttcttaaatacgCTCAATCATCACAGTGCATGACGATGAGGGACTCATCCGTGTCTTATGCGAGCGCATCACTCGTTATGGAGTGA
- the LOC116778542 gene encoding uncharacterized protein LOC116778542: MDKNKMAPPSKNIRPKRPSTVSTASTSRKILPSKDKNTNELRARVNKNVTIIGDGDTTVCKTDSMPDFDAEYRQVAYGKFLRALLEDCLVEEKIEREETQMDIQMAQLADRFQKTMDQLDKTNRRLKDISFVVEQKRLLDLKNQDSNIFYNITDDSNIEDSLNDLKMTEEACLDRLETKNVDFGYNKESGHKQLLDAVNDAIDGLEQIKKHSNLDLNKFKEYEKSHNGLNQLETDRFDLETLKSEFETKFPKFSEKLLKDISEKIATVMNDNEDAD, translated from the exons atggataaaaataaaatggcccCACCGTCTAAAAATATCAGACCTAAACGACCTTCAACCGTGTCAACAGCGTCGACATCGCGTAAAATACTACCgagtaaagataaaaatacaaacgaaCTTAGGGCTAGGGTCAACAAAAATGTCACAATAATCGGCGACGGAGACACGACTGTATGTAAAACCGATTCGATGCCCGATTTTGATGCTGAGTATAGACAAGTTGCGTACGGTAAGTTTTTACGGGCCTTGTTAGAAGACTGTCTCGTGGAAGAGAAGATTGAGAGAGAAGAAACACAAATGGACATCCAAATGGCTCAGTTGGCTGACAGGTTCCAGAAGACCATGGACCAGCTCGATAAGACCAACAGGAGACTTAAAGACATCAGTTTTGTTGTGGAACAGAAAAG ACTTCTAGACCTCAAGAATCAGGATTCGAACATATTCTACAACATCACTGACGATTCAAACATAGAAGATTCCCTCAATGACCTTAAAATGACGGAGGAAGCCTGCCTTGATAGACTCGAAACTAAAAACGTTGACTTCGGCTACAACAAAGAATCGGGACACAAACAACTCCTGGACGCAGTCAACGACGCTATCGACGGCTTGgaacaaataaagaaacattcaAATCTAGATTTgaacaaatttaaagaatacgAAAAATCACACAACGGTCTGAATCAATTGGAAACAGACAGATTCGATCTGGAGACTCTGAAATCTGAATTTGAGACGAAGTTTCCTAAATTCAGCGAGAAATTACTGAAAGACATATCAGAGAAGATAGCTACCGTTATGAACGATAACGAGGACGCGGactga
- the LOC116778545 gene encoding uncharacterized protein LOC116778545 isoform X2 → MKQPPSVELKDNNFPAAINFGWSVGETAPAIGFYGDNSLFFEKVPANASDEIKAEYKISQDDAVVLPRQLSIPTAPPEEDNNSDESGLDVHSIEQDAKKDFPIYEEFVIEPSETDDDKIEYKEREKLSEDAPQDVDTFTNRVERFKQMETSTDVIDDGELQKAVKPITLATSTSPAVTIASYFDTGNYAVENHYKNSLTSPTAMAFNANITSTIPPGFEDEFNKNLAGIPSTEPAVEFKMGNIVHVPETSTQTSLSISKTFSQASSAPLNVVATEIETISSFDHDTTATKADRLPDFSSIIEPKREISDDIPSVFDNKTVETTPAANTLSESSNLFLCAENSANADVYSNFSRLSSYFSSPPQPDHSKSFFELSQSQNHYRHKPEHFDSIQSSVKNFFQSDSTKGPSIPQNTSQMNLVRDLASYKSFTPNDVVRTVNYFTVEYDIDTIKVGEPKSSIDLSENHIKTNYDYDQPNELGNTNGASLNIDDVIKNCKYCCDTIKRDLNCNYSKPKTCMDTSDSKKGDANMETKKDDIKKSVTINFCDPSYNDTNEGVVVSSENRSSSEYSPVKHHWFYRVDCEGKSIWRGFSVADSRALENAFMSPDLNENTVVATDGGRFDVNVVGRLRIPVYWSEKPTNVMRCSWFYKGNIDARYVPYAESVAEKLEEEYHHGVTTGEWHRRLMLPNNEMVVMHGPAVMVHFLQTSPTDSFGSTPQSAMRPRVVRRGCVESEIEDTEPSSIDHLLLLCHGVGSACDMRFRSVEEVVDDFRTTSLQLIQSHYKNSYDSGLIGRVEVLPISWHSSLHSGETGVDRRLAAVTLESIPRLRNFTNDTILDVLFYTSPVYCQTIVDTVCSELNRIYELFKSRNPEFKGGVSLGGHSLGSVILYDLLCHQTAQELDISSSKQYVQGCAGTGQPTVKYPRLVFYPDALYALGSPIAIFECIRGVETLGKDFCLPTCKNFFNIFHPYDPIAYRLEPMINPSLRNVKPYLIPHHKGRKRMHLELKDTMARVGADIKQKLIESIRNTWTSMWRKEAGQAEVGQEEPEKEELTSDVKEEDDRYEATPEELGKLNGGRRVDHVLQEAPFEIFNEYLFAMTSHVCYWESEDTMLVMLREIYNALGVTPDCSLPQNTMTVERSRVTEAQDAKSDMSPEFPSTSRGSM, encoded by the exons ATGAAGCAACCCCCCTCCGTCGAACTTAAAGATAACAATTTCCCCGCCGCCATTAACTTTGGATGGTCAGTGGGTGAAACGGCTCCAGCTATCGGCTTCTATGGCgacaattcattattttttgaaaaagttCCCGCTAATGCCAGTGACGAAATTAAAGCAGAGTATAAAATTTCCCAGGACGACGCTGTAGTCCTTCCGCGCCAGTTGAGTATACCCACAGCGCCGCCGGAGGAAGACAACAATTCCGATGAGAGCGGACTCGATGTCCATTCTATTGAGCAAGACGCTAAAAAGGATTTTCCGATATACGAGGAGTTTGTTATTGAACCGTCGGAGACCGATGATgataaaattgaatacaaaGAAAGGGAGAAACTTTCAGAAGATGCGCCGCAAGATGTCGACACGTTTACGAATAGAGTGGAAAGGTTCAAACAAATGGAAACGTCCACGGATGTGATTGATGACGGTGAGCTGCAGAAAGCCGTTAAACCCATAACCTTAGCCACATCCACTAGTCCAGCAGTGACGATCGCGTCATATTTCGATACTGGAAATTACGCGGTCGAGAATCATTACAAAAATTCCCTGACCTCACCAACGGCGATGGCATTCAACGCTAATATAACATCGACCATTCCACCGGGATTCGAAGATGAGTTCAATAAAAACCTCGCAGGGATTCCATCCACGGAACCAGCAGTTGAATTTAAGATGGGAAATATAGTTCACGTACCAGAAACGTCCACTCAAACATCTTTATCGATTTCGAAAACTTTTTCGCAAGCTAGCAGCGCTCCGTTAAACGTTGTGGCGACAGAAATTGAGACGATAAGTTCTTTTGATCATGACACTACAGCAACAAAAGCGGACAGATTGCCAGATTTTTCAAGTATTATTGAACCCAAACGTGAAATTTCCGACGATATACCCTCAGTATTCGACAACAAAACCGTAGAGACTACGCCTGCTGCTAATACCTTGTCCGAatcttcaaatttatttttatgcgcTGAAAATTCTGCTAATGCAGATGTTTACAGCAATTTCAGTCGGCTCTCTAGCTATTTTTCATCACCGCCTCAGCCAGACCACTCGAAGtctttttttgaattaagCCAATCACAAAACCATTACAGGCACAAACCCGAACATTTCGATTCCATTCAGAGTAGTGTAAAAAATTTCTTCCAATCAGATTCCACCAAAGGGCCAAGCATTCCACAAAACACATCACAAATGAACCTAGTTCGCGATTTAGCGTCCTATAAAAGTTTCACCCCAAACGACGTAGTCAGGACCGTCAACTATTTCACAGTCGAATACGATATAGACACTATAAAAGTCGGCGAACCGAAATCATCGATAGATTTAAGcgaaaatcatattaaaaccaACTACGACTACGACCAACCCAATGAATTAGGCAACACGAACGGCGCAAGCCTTAACATAGACGACGTTATAAAGAATTGCAAATATTGCTGTGACACAATCAAACGAGACTTAAATTGCAATTATTCCAAACCAAAAACCTGCATGGATACGTCCGACAGCAAAAAAGGGGATGCGAATATGGAAACCAAAAAAGATGACATAAAGAAATCTGTGACCATAAACTTTTGCGACCCCTCTTACAACGACACAAACGAAGGTGTCGTTGTATCTTCAGAG AACCGGAGTTCGTCTGAGTACTCGCCGGTGAAGCATCACTGGTTCTATCGAGTCGACTGCGAGGGCAAATCGATATGGCGCGGGTTTTCAGTCGCCGATTCCAGAGCACTGGAAAACGCGTTTATGAGCC CTGACCTAAACGAAAATACAGTTGTAGCAACAGACGGGGGTAGATTTGACGTGAACGTAGTTGGACGCCTTAGAATTCCAGTATACTGGTCGGAGAAACCAACGAACGTTATGAG ATGTAGCTGGTTTTACAAAGGGAACATAGACGCGAGATACGTGCCGTATGCCGAGTCGGTTGCTGAGAAATTAGAG GAGGAATACCACCACGGTGTAACGACGGGGGAGTGGCACAGGCGTCTGATGCTGCCGAACAACGAAATGGTGGTGATGCACGGTCCCGCGGTCATGGTACACTTCCTGCAGACCAGCCCCACAGACTCGTTCGGCTCGACGCCG caatCAGCAATGCGCCCCCGTGTGGTTAGAAGAGGCTGCGTTGAATCGGAAATCGAGGATACAGAGCCGTCCAGCATAGACCACCTGCTGTTGCTGTGTCATGGCGTCGGATCCGCTTGCGACATGCGTTTCCGGTCGGTGGAGGAAGTCG TGGACGACTTCAGGACAACCAGCCTTCAACTGATTCAGTCACATTATAAGAATTCGTACGACAGCGGCCTCATCGGTAGAGTGGAG GTACTGCCAATATCCTGGCATTCGAGTCTACATTCCGGTGAGACGGGCGTGGATAGGAGACTGGCTGCAGTTACCCTCGAGAGTATACCCCGACTAAGGAACTTCACCAACGACACCATACTGGACGTACTGTTCTATACCAGCCCAGTCTACTGTCAG ACCATAGTTGATACGGTCTGCAGTGAGCTGAACAGAATATATGAGTTGTTTAAGTCGAGGAACCCCGAATTTAAGGGCGGCGTCTCATTGGGGGGTCATTCCCTGGGGAGTGTCATTCTATACGACCTGCTCTGCCACCAGACGGCTCAG GAACTGGATATCAGTTCCAGTAAGCAGTACGTCCAGGGTTGCGCTGGAACAGGCCAGCCGACTGTCAAATATCCCCGGCTGGTTTTCTATCCGGACGCTCTCTACGCGCTCGGCAGTCCCATAG CTATATTCGAATGCATAAGGGGCGTGGAGACCCTGGGCAAGGACTTCTGTCTGCCGACCTGCAAGAACTTCTTCAACATCTTCCATCCCTACGACCCGATCGCTTACAG GTTAGAGCCGATGATAAATCCGTCACTAAGGAATGTTAAGCCTTATCTGATACCACATCACAAGGGAAGAAAGAGAATGCATTTag AGTTGAAGGACACGATGGCGAGGGTCGGAGCAGACATCAAACAGAAGCTGATAGAGTCTATACGGAACACGTGGACCAGTATGTGGAGGAAGGAGGCGGGCCAGGCGGAG GTCGGGCAAGAGGAGCCGGAGAAGGAGGAGCTGACGTCAGACGTCAAGGAGGAGGACGACCGCTATGAG GCTACTCCTGAGGAGTTGGGGAAGCTGAACGGCGGCCGGCGGGTGGACCACGTGCTGCAGGAGGCGCCCTTCGAGATATTCAATGAGTATCTGTTCGCTATGACCAGTCATGTGTGCTATTG GGAATCCGAGGACACGATGTTGGTGATGCTGCGTGAGATATACAACGCCCTGGGCGTCACGCCCGACTGCAGCCTGCCGCAGAACACCATGACCGTAGAGAGGAGCCGCGTCACg GAAGCCCAGGACGCCAAGAGCGACATGTCTCCAG AATTCCCATCAACAAGCCGCGGTTCAATGTGA
- the LOC116778545 gene encoding uncharacterized protein LOC116778545 isoform X1 — MKQPPSVELKDNNFPAAINFGWSVGETAPAIGFYGDNSLFFEKVPANASDEIKAEYKISQDDAVVLPRQLSIPTAPPEEDNNSDESGLDVHSIEQDAKKDFPIYEEFVIEPSETDDDKIEYKEREKLSEDAPQDVDTFTNRVERFKQMETSTDVIDDGELQKAVKPITLATSTSPAVTIASYFDTGNYAVENHYKNSLTSPTAMAFNANITSTIPPGFEDEFNKNLAGIPSTEPAVEFKMGNIVHVPETSTQTSLSISKTFSQASSAPLNVVATEIETISSFDHDTTATKADRLPDFSSIIEPKREISDDIPSVFDNKTVETTPAANTLSESSNLFLCAENSANADVYSNFSRLSSYFSSPPQPDHSKSFFELSQSQNHYRHKPEHFDSIQSSVKNFFQSDSTKGPSIPQNTSQMNLVRDLASYKSFTPNDVVRTVNYFTVEYDIDTIKVGEPKSSIDLSENHIKTNYDYDQPNELGNTNGASLNIDDVIKNCKYCCDTIKRDLNCNYSKPKTCMDTSDSKKGDANMETKKDDIKKSVTINFCDPSYNDTNEGVVVSSENRSSSEYSPVKHHWFYRVDCEGKSIWRGFSVADSRALENAFMSPDLNENTVVATDGGRFDVNVVGRLRIPVYWSEKPTNVMRCSWFYKGNIDARYVPYAESVAEKLEEEYHHGVTTGEWHRRLMLPNNEMVVMHGPAVMVHFLQTSPTDSFGSTPLFTFGKRVYRNPPKIKVAGDQLNKIDHLIFLVHGAGEYRNQKEKIQSAMRPRVVRRGCVESEIEDTEPSSIDHLLLLCHGVGSACDMRFRSVEEVVDDFRTTSLQLIQSHYKNSYDSGLIGRVEVLPISWHSSLHSGETGVDRRLAAVTLESIPRLRNFTNDTILDVLFYTSPVYCQTIVDTVCSELNRIYELFKSRNPEFKGGVSLGGHSLGSVILYDLLCHQTAQELDISSSKQYVQGCAGTGQPTVKYPRLVFYPDALYALGSPIAIFECIRGVETLGKDFCLPTCKNFFNIFHPYDPIAYRLEPMINPSLRNVKPYLIPHHKGRKRMHLELKDTMARVGADIKQKLIESIRNTWTSMWRKEAGQAEVGQEEPEKEELTSDVKEEDDRYEATPEELGKLNGGRRVDHVLQEAPFEIFNEYLFAMTSHVCYWESEDTMLVMLREIYNALGVTPDCSLPQNTMTVERSRVTEAQDAKSDMSPEFPSTSRGSM, encoded by the exons ATGAAGCAACCCCCCTCCGTCGAACTTAAAGATAACAATTTCCCCGCCGCCATTAACTTTGGATGGTCAGTGGGTGAAACGGCTCCAGCTATCGGCTTCTATGGCgacaattcattattttttgaaaaagttCCCGCTAATGCCAGTGACGAAATTAAAGCAGAGTATAAAATTTCCCAGGACGACGCTGTAGTCCTTCCGCGCCAGTTGAGTATACCCACAGCGCCGCCGGAGGAAGACAACAATTCCGATGAGAGCGGACTCGATGTCCATTCTATTGAGCAAGACGCTAAAAAGGATTTTCCGATATACGAGGAGTTTGTTATTGAACCGTCGGAGACCGATGATgataaaattgaatacaaaGAAAGGGAGAAACTTTCAGAAGATGCGCCGCAAGATGTCGACACGTTTACGAATAGAGTGGAAAGGTTCAAACAAATGGAAACGTCCACGGATGTGATTGATGACGGTGAGCTGCAGAAAGCCGTTAAACCCATAACCTTAGCCACATCCACTAGTCCAGCAGTGACGATCGCGTCATATTTCGATACTGGAAATTACGCGGTCGAGAATCATTACAAAAATTCCCTGACCTCACCAACGGCGATGGCATTCAACGCTAATATAACATCGACCATTCCACCGGGATTCGAAGATGAGTTCAATAAAAACCTCGCAGGGATTCCATCCACGGAACCAGCAGTTGAATTTAAGATGGGAAATATAGTTCACGTACCAGAAACGTCCACTCAAACATCTTTATCGATTTCGAAAACTTTTTCGCAAGCTAGCAGCGCTCCGTTAAACGTTGTGGCGACAGAAATTGAGACGATAAGTTCTTTTGATCATGACACTACAGCAACAAAAGCGGACAGATTGCCAGATTTTTCAAGTATTATTGAACCCAAACGTGAAATTTCCGACGATATACCCTCAGTATTCGACAACAAAACCGTAGAGACTACGCCTGCTGCTAATACCTTGTCCGAatcttcaaatttatttttatgcgcTGAAAATTCTGCTAATGCAGATGTTTACAGCAATTTCAGTCGGCTCTCTAGCTATTTTTCATCACCGCCTCAGCCAGACCACTCGAAGtctttttttgaattaagCCAATCACAAAACCATTACAGGCACAAACCCGAACATTTCGATTCCATTCAGAGTAGTGTAAAAAATTTCTTCCAATCAGATTCCACCAAAGGGCCAAGCATTCCACAAAACACATCACAAATGAACCTAGTTCGCGATTTAGCGTCCTATAAAAGTTTCACCCCAAACGACGTAGTCAGGACCGTCAACTATTTCACAGTCGAATACGATATAGACACTATAAAAGTCGGCGAACCGAAATCATCGATAGATTTAAGcgaaaatcatattaaaaccaACTACGACTACGACCAACCCAATGAATTAGGCAACACGAACGGCGCAAGCCTTAACATAGACGACGTTATAAAGAATTGCAAATATTGCTGTGACACAATCAAACGAGACTTAAATTGCAATTATTCCAAACCAAAAACCTGCATGGATACGTCCGACAGCAAAAAAGGGGATGCGAATATGGAAACCAAAAAAGATGACATAAAGAAATCTGTGACCATAAACTTTTGCGACCCCTCTTACAACGACACAAACGAAGGTGTCGTTGTATCTTCAGAG AACCGGAGTTCGTCTGAGTACTCGCCGGTGAAGCATCACTGGTTCTATCGAGTCGACTGCGAGGGCAAATCGATATGGCGCGGGTTTTCAGTCGCCGATTCCAGAGCACTGGAAAACGCGTTTATGAGCC CTGACCTAAACGAAAATACAGTTGTAGCAACAGACGGGGGTAGATTTGACGTGAACGTAGTTGGACGCCTTAGAATTCCAGTATACTGGTCGGAGAAACCAACGAACGTTATGAG ATGTAGCTGGTTTTACAAAGGGAACATAGACGCGAGATACGTGCCGTATGCCGAGTCGGTTGCTGAGAAATTAGAG GAGGAATACCACCACGGTGTAACGACGGGGGAGTGGCACAGGCGTCTGATGCTGCCGAACAACGAAATGGTGGTGATGCACGGTCCCGCGGTCATGGTACACTTCCTGCAGACCAGCCCCACAGACTCGTTCGGCTCGACGCCG CTGTTTACCTTTGGTAAGCGAGTGTACAGGAACCCTCCAAAAATTAAGGTAGCCGGCGATCAGCTCAACAAAATAGACCATCTCATCTTCCTCGTACACGGCGCTGGTGAATACAGAAACCAGAAGGAGAAAATT caatCAGCAATGCGCCCCCGTGTGGTTAGAAGAGGCTGCGTTGAATCGGAAATCGAGGATACAGAGCCGTCCAGCATAGACCACCTGCTGTTGCTGTGTCATGGCGTCGGATCCGCTTGCGACATGCGTTTCCGGTCGGTGGAGGAAGTCG TGGACGACTTCAGGACAACCAGCCTTCAACTGATTCAGTCACATTATAAGAATTCGTACGACAGCGGCCTCATCGGTAGAGTGGAG GTACTGCCAATATCCTGGCATTCGAGTCTACATTCCGGTGAGACGGGCGTGGATAGGAGACTGGCTGCAGTTACCCTCGAGAGTATACCCCGACTAAGGAACTTCACCAACGACACCATACTGGACGTACTGTTCTATACCAGCCCAGTCTACTGTCAG ACCATAGTTGATACGGTCTGCAGTGAGCTGAACAGAATATATGAGTTGTTTAAGTCGAGGAACCCCGAATTTAAGGGCGGCGTCTCATTGGGGGGTCATTCCCTGGGGAGTGTCATTCTATACGACCTGCTCTGCCACCAGACGGCTCAG GAACTGGATATCAGTTCCAGTAAGCAGTACGTCCAGGGTTGCGCTGGAACAGGCCAGCCGACTGTCAAATATCCCCGGCTGGTTTTCTATCCGGACGCTCTCTACGCGCTCGGCAGTCCCATAG CTATATTCGAATGCATAAGGGGCGTGGAGACCCTGGGCAAGGACTTCTGTCTGCCGACCTGCAAGAACTTCTTCAACATCTTCCATCCCTACGACCCGATCGCTTACAG GTTAGAGCCGATGATAAATCCGTCACTAAGGAATGTTAAGCCTTATCTGATACCACATCACAAGGGAAGAAAGAGAATGCATTTag AGTTGAAGGACACGATGGCGAGGGTCGGAGCAGACATCAAACAGAAGCTGATAGAGTCTATACGGAACACGTGGACCAGTATGTGGAGGAAGGAGGCGGGCCAGGCGGAG GTCGGGCAAGAGGAGCCGGAGAAGGAGGAGCTGACGTCAGACGTCAAGGAGGAGGACGACCGCTATGAG GCTACTCCTGAGGAGTTGGGGAAGCTGAACGGCGGCCGGCGGGTGGACCACGTGCTGCAGGAGGCGCCCTTCGAGATATTCAATGAGTATCTGTTCGCTATGACCAGTCATGTGTGCTATTG GGAATCCGAGGACACGATGTTGGTGATGCTGCGTGAGATATACAACGCCCTGGGCGTCACGCCCGACTGCAGCCTGCCGCAGAACACCATGACCGTAGAGAGGAGCCGCGTCACg GAAGCCCAGGACGCCAAGAGCGACATGTCTCCAG AATTCCCATCAACAAGCCGCGGTTCAATGTGA